The Nostoc sp. 'Peltigera membranacea cyanobiont' N6 genome contains the following window.
ATCTCGGCTTTAGAAATCACCATTTTGAAAAAGGGCCACTTAACGTAAAAGTAGCGCAGCAATTTCAAGTGTTCTTCTGGTTCTGTGTTCAAGAATTCTTGTAAAGCTGTGCCAACGCCGTACCAGGAAGGAAGCAAAAAGCGGGTTTGTGTCCAGCTAAATACCCAAGGAATAGCTCTCAGACTGCTTAAATCTTTCTTACCAGATGGACGGCGGGCTGGACGGGAACTAATTTGTAGCTGGCTAATTTCTTCAATTGGGGTTACTTGGTGGAAGAAGTCAACGAAATCAGGCTGTTCGTAGATTAAAGCGCGATAATGTTGACGCGATCGCGCTGCTAATTCTTCCATAATCTCATTCCAAGGTTCAATATCATCAAACCCTGTCCGCAGCAGGCTAGCTTGAATCACAGCAGTGGTGATGGTTTCCATGTGATACAAAGCCAAGTCCAGCAAGGAATATTTAGAAGCTAAAACTTCTCCTTGTTCGGTAATCTTGATTCGCCCATTGATACTATGACCCGGTTGAGCCAAAATCGCCTCATAAGCAGGGCCGCCACCCCGCCCTACAGAACCGCCGCGTCCGTGGAAAATCCGCAAATTTAGATCGTAGTTTTCTGCTATTTGTTGCAGTGATTTTTGGGCTTTATGAATTTCCCAGTTGCTACTTAAAAAACCAGAATCTTTGTTGCTGTCAGAATACCCCAGCATTACTTCTTGTAAGTTGACGGGGAGAGGGGCAGGGGGGGCAGGGGAGGCAGGGGAGGCAGGGGAGGCAGGGGGGGATGAATTTTCATCCACAACAGTCTCTGTTTTTGTTTGTTCGTAGCCGCCGGCTAATAAAGCGCGATACAAGGGGAGTTCAAACAGTTTTCGCATGACGCTTCTGGAGCGTTGTAAGTCTTCTACTGTCTCAAATAGGGGGACAACTTGAATGGTTCCCACAGCTATGGCGGGGTCAAAAAGTCTGGCTTCTTTGGCTAACAGTAGTACTTCTAGCACGTCGCTTACGTCGCGGCACATGCTGATAATGTAAGTTTGGCAGATGTTAAGACCAAATTCTTGTTGCAGCGATCGCACGATGCGAAAGGTTTCAATTACATCGTTGGTTTTTTCAGAAAAGGGCAATTCTGCCGGAATTAACGGCCGACGGGTTTGCAGTTCTCCTGTGAGCCAAGCGACTCTTTGCTCTTCAGATAGTTCGTTGTAAGGTTGAGGTAATATTTGCAGGTATTGTAGTATCTCATCCAGCGCATCGGCATGGCGGGATGATTCTTGACGAATATCTAGCTGTGTCAAGTTAAAGCCAAAAATTTCTACTTGACAGATGAGATTTTCTAATTCTCGACAGCTTAAACCTGTTTCTGTCAAGTTGCGCTGAATCATCCGCAGTTCTGCTAAAAAATCGTCTCCCGAACGATATAGGGGACTATCTTGATTTTTTGGCGTTTCTCGATTGTACAAAGCCAGATTGCGATCGCGGGTATTTTCTAGCCGTTTCAGCACATAAGCCAGTTTCAGCCGATATGGTTCTTGTCGATAACGCAGCGCTAGCGCGTCGTATACCTCACTCAACTGGGACTGATCTAACTCTAGAGATTCCAGCAAATCTGGTAAGACATCACTCCAATGCATCGACACGCTCAACAATTCAATCAGATTTTTCACTGACTGAATATATCTCCCAAGCACCATTTTGCGCTGATAGCAAGCTGTTTGCCAGGTAATTTCTGGTGTGACTGATGGGTTCCCATCTCTATCTGAGCCTACCCAGGAACCGAAAGAGCAAAAGTTTTTACTCGGTGGTTCTAGCCAAGGAAAGGTACTAGATAAGGTGTGTTTGAAACGTTTATAAAGTTGGGGAATGCCATCAAATAAAACTTCTTGGAAGTAGTGCAGGGCATAATCAACTTCATCTAACACCGTGGGTTTAAACTGATGAAGTTCGTCAGTGCGCCACCAGAGGCGAATTTCTTCGAGTAATTGTTCGCGGACATCTGCTGCTTCCCAAGCATATCCGCCAGATGCAGCACCAGAATGGTTTTCCAAAGCATCCAGTTTTTGCAAGAGTTGCACCACCTGTCGCTGTTTATCGCGGATAGTATGACGAACAATTTCCGTCGGGTGCGCTGTGAAAACTAAGCGGACATCTAGATGAGCAATT
Protein-coding sequences here:
- a CDS encoding phosphoenolpyruvate carboxylase is translated as MGSLLYSSSQTADIYPVSELFLRHRLQVVEELWESVLRQECGQNMVDLLRQLRDLCSPEGQATNDQASSAVKLIEQLNINEAIRAARAFALYFQLINIIEQEYEQRQQLSRYEAETEATEAERASNVNYSSNQRENDAPVSKGLAAEFLTKNYLEKAPVKPKGTFAALFPYLFKLNVPPQQIQRLIAHLDVRLVFTAHPTEIVRHTIRDKQRQVVQLLQKLDALENHSGAASGGYAWEAADVREQLLEEIRLWWRTDELHQFKPTVLDEVDYALHYFQEVLFDGIPQLYKRFKHTLSSTFPWLEPPSKNFCSFGSWVGSDRDGNPSVTPEITWQTACYQRKMVLGRYIQSVKNLIELLSVSMHWSDVLPDLLESLELDQSQLSEVYDALALRYRQEPYRLKLAYVLKRLENTRDRNLALYNRETPKNQDSPLYRSGDDFLAELRMIQRNLTETGLSCRELENLICQVEIFGFNLTQLDIRQESSRHADALDEILQYLQILPQPYNELSEEQRVAWLTGELQTRRPLIPAELPFSEKTNDVIETFRIVRSLQQEFGLNICQTYIISMCRDVSDVLEVLLLAKEARLFDPAIAVGTIQVVPLFETVEDLQRSRSVMRKLFELPLYRALLAGGYEQTKTETVVDENSSPPASPASPASPAPPAPLPVNLQEVMLGYSDSNKDSGFLSSNWEIHKAQKSLQQIAENYDLNLRIFHGRGGSVGRGGGPAYEAILAQPGHSINGRIKITEQGEVLASKYSLLDLALYHMETITTAVIQASLLRTGFDDIEPWNEIMEELAARSRQHYRALIYEQPDFVDFFHQVTPIEEISQLQISSRPARRPSGKKDLSSLRAIPWVFSWTQTRFLLPSWYGVGTALQEFLNTEPEEHLKLLRYFYVKWPFFKMVISKAEMTLAKVDMQMAHHYVQELSKPEDKLRFDKVFDQIASEFYLTRDLVLKITDHNRLLDGDPVLQRSVQLRNGTIVPLGFIQVSLLKRLRQSMNTNATSGVIHSRYSKGELLRGALLTINGIAAGMRNTG